Below is a window of Pseudomonadota bacterium DNA.
GGTTTCAATGGCCCCGCTGGTGACCCCGATCACGGCGTCGCTTGTGGAATAGCCGGCGGCAAAGGCGTTGATTCCCGGTTCATGAAGGAGATAGACAGGCGGCACCGGGGACCCCGAGGCAATGGCCATCTCCTCGACCACGTTCAGGATCTTCTGTTTGTTAGTGTCCCCGGTGCCGTCGACGATCAGCTCACCACCCATCATTTCGGCGACACTTGCGCCACCGCCGGAAAGAGACATGATCTTGTAGAGGCTTCCCAGGGTGACTATGGCAATGACCCCGGCGCCAATCGCCCCGAAAACCTGCCAGTCGAACTGGCTGAGAACGGTTGCCGCAGTAACCTCCCGGGTGTCGACAAAGCCGAAAACCACCATCACCAGCAGGTTGGTCATGAGCACGATCGTCAGTACCGCCAGAACAAAGAACAGCACCATTCTGCCGGTACTCTGCCGGGCGTTGTCCTGTGCCTCGAAAAAATTCATCGCTTGAAACCGTATTCTAGAATGAGACTTTCGGCGCCGCCTGGATTGCCGCACTGTCTTCAAACTGAAGCAGGGTGGCATCAGGACCGTGGCCGAAGGCGGCAGCAAAGACCACCGGCGGGAAGGACTGCTTATAGGTATTATAGGCCATCACCTGGTCGTTGAAGGCCTGGCGGGAAAAAGCGACCTTGTTTTCGGTGCTGGTCAGTTCTTCGGAGAGCTGCATCATATTCTGGTTGGCCTTCAGGTCCGGATAGGCCTCCATGACCACGTTGAACCGGCTCATCGCCCCGGCCAACGCCCCTTCAGCGCCCATCAGACCCTGCATTGCCTGGGCATTGCCGGGATCGGAAGCCGCAGCAGCAAGACCTTTGGCCGCGGAATTTCTCGCGGCAATCACATTCTCCAGGGTCTCGCTCTCATGCTTCATATAGGCCTTGGCGGTTTCGACCAGATTCGGGATCAGGTCATAGCGCCTTTTGAGCTGAACCTCGATCTGAGCAAAGGCATTTTTGTAACGATTCCGGAGCCTTACCAGCGTGTTGAAGATGCCGATACCATAGACAAACAAGGCGATGAGCACGGCCAGAACGATAATCGAAGTTATTCCCATTGTATTTCACCCATGATAATTTTTAGGATGTGAACGGCTTACACCAAACAAAATCACGCTCACAATATTACAGAGGGATAGAGTTTGTCAAACCCTTAACGCCGTCCCCGGATAACACCAGAGGGTTGATCGCACCAAGATCAAGAAGTGCGGCAACCAGCTCCGCCATGGGCAGCCCGACCACATTGCTGTAGGAACCGGTTATACTTGCCACCAGCAGCCCCCCCCGCCCCTGAATCCCGTATGCTCCGGCCTTGTCCAGAGGTTCTCCTGAACCCACATAAGCGGCAAGGAGATCGTCGGAAGCATCGATAAAAGTCACTTCGGTGCGGACCGCACCGGTCACCCTGGTTTTGTCACCATTTCTACAGATCGCAAAACCGGTCCACACCTCGTGGGTCCGGCCGGAAAGACTTTGCAGCATGGTCAGAGCTTCGGCAGAACCGTCTGGCTTGCCAAGTATTTTCCCCGCCAGAACCACCACCGTATCCGCCCCGATCACATAGGCTTCCCGATGCAGAGGGGCAACCGCCTCTGCCTTTTCGAGCGCCAGTCTACGGACAAATTGTTCCGGCCTCTCGCCCGGCCGCGCCGTTTCATCAACATCCGCCACCTGCACCGAAAACAGAAGCCCCAACTCCTCAAGAAATCTCTTCCTCCTGGGCGATCCTGAGGCAAGGATTATTTCAGCATGATTATTGAACATCAAAGCAGTCTTGCAAAGATTGGGAAGAAGCAAATTGGCTGGCCGGAGAATTTGACCAAAACATCACATAAAATCCGTAAAAGTTGAGCCCGGTGCAGACGCAAGGAGCATGAAGTCCGGCCATATCAATGACCAAACTTTCTGACTCGTCTTAAGATATTGGTTTGCTGTCATAAAATAGTCCCAAGTCATGGTAGCATTCCAAGATTAGAATCCTGAAGCCAGAACGACTGATTATTTCACCCTTCGGGTACTCACTTCGGTACCCCCTTGAGGAGTATAAGTCTCGATGTCTCACAAGTTCGCTTATCGGTACGAGCAGGCAAGCTGCTCAACTCAGCTTTTCACCCTTCGGGTATAAGTTTCGTACGAGCAGGCAAGCTGCTCAACTCAGCTTTAAGCTTTTCTCCTGGCTTCTGACTTCTGCCTTCTGACTCCTGGCTTCTGACTTCTGACTTCTGCCTTCTTAATGATCCGCCGGACTCCATAGCGCCGCAGCAATTGCGCCTGTCTCGACTTTTACGCCCGTATGGAGTAGCCGCCATCGACCACAACCGTCTGCCCGTGAATCATATCGGCCAGATGACTGCAGAGAAAGAGGGCCACATCGGCGACATCATCAGGGGTGGTCAGGCGGCCGACCGGGGTACGCTCCCGGGCGGTGCCCAGGATCTGCTCACGATTGGGAAATTTTTTCAGGGCTTCGGTATCAACGGCCCCGGCGCTGATGGTGTTCACCAGAATCCCTTTCGGCCCAAGTTCAACGGCCAGATGCCGGACCAACGATTCCAGTGCCGCCTTGGAAGCACCCACCGCAGTATAGTTCTCAACCGCCCGGACGGCGCCAAGACTT
It encodes the following:
- a CDS encoding LemA family protein, yielding MGITSIIVLAVLIALFVYGIGIFNTLVRLRNRYKNAFAQIEVQLKRRYDLIPNLVETAKAYMKHESETLENVIAARNSAAKGLAAAASDPGNAQAMQGLMGAEGALAGAMSRFNVVMEAYPDLKANQNMMQLSEELTSTENKVAFSRQAFNDQVMAYNTYKQSFPPVVFAAAFGHGPDATLLQFEDSAAIQAAPKVSF
- the maf gene encoding septum formation inhibitor Maf codes for the protein MFNNHAEIILASGSPRRKRFLEELGLLFSVQVADVDETARPGERPEQFVRRLALEKAEAVAPLHREAYVIGADTVVVLAGKILGKPDGSAEALTMLQSLSGRTHEVWTGFAICRNGDKTRVTGAVRTEVTFIDASDDLLAAYVGSGEPLDKAGAYGIQGRGGLLVASITGSYSNVVGLPMAELVAALLDLGAINPLVLSGDGVKGLTNSIPL